GCTGCACACCTCAAACGTTTAAACATTACTTGTTATGCATATAAAACAGTGGCAGGCTGTTCATTGGCTTAAATCATTTAAGGACTGACTGGTACAAGCTTAGCGGGCACAACCTTATTCAGGGCTTTTTTAAGAGCTACAGtataggcaaagaaataatgatcacattttttttctggttgtttttctgtgtttctatgataataataataataataataataatgtgctaatttttttaaggttctacatttttgtgatgtcattcccatattctggtAGTGGTAAAGTGTACATTGGTACTGATATTTCTGATTTTCGTTATACCTGATATATCTGACAACCCAAATATATACTACACAGTTTGATGCGTAATGCATGCTAGTCCTAGCTAAATTGTTTTGTTCTTAGATAACTTTTGAATTGGCGATGCATTTCGTTGACTGAGATGTTACTGGaaccttttttaaacatgtagttTAAATGCCTATTTTTCCCCAAATGGAACAAGCCCCATGTGGCTGACAGAGCTTGGTTCACACATGTTTCTATTTAGCTGCACGGTCTAATAGGAAACTCTGAGTATCTGCCAAACTTTTTGACCtttccatttcattttcagTTCAGATTTAAAAGAGATCcctttgtcatttaaaaaatgttcacaCTAGACAAGAGACATTACCGAACCGCCAAAACAGTCCCATGATACTCACGTTACATGCCACTGGCTCTGAACTGCAGCAAAAGCAGTTGGGtggacatttttattcattggCTTCGAGGAGGAAAATCTGGCCGCCTTCCCTCAGcggaaaaacatttaaaataaaaaagaacctTACAGCTATAACGAAAGCTGCTTTGTGTGTAATGGTTGAATAAAGTAAATTTTAGACTTTAGACAGCATAAGGTTTAAATTGTACACatgtatttacaatatttgcatggtttatatatatatacaaaaaaaattttgcacATACTGTGGCACATGTGATTCTTATAAACTAGATTGAAATGCTGGAATAAAGccgttttaaatattttactttagcATTTTAATAGTTTCTTGTACTTTAGGAAagatttggaattttttttttttttatacaatagtGTCTTTGTTAGCAAACTGATATACTATAAACCCAGTGACTGTGAGCTATTCACTAATATTTAAACTTATTCTGGGAAACTTAGAGCTTATATAAAAATTTCCATTTATTGAAAGTAGTTTAAgtattcattatactgtattacaccatttaaccatttttatttcatttccatacttcttatttattgtaaacattacatttacattgtaGTAAaccaatatataataaacaataacaataacttcAAAGAACACATCAAAATATCTGAAACACAAAGTgaacttgtttctttaaatacagtaaatgaatgGAACTTTGGATTAAAACAAATACTCCATAATTTGTTGAAATTTCACTATATAACTTAAACTAATTAATTGGCTTTTTTAAACGTTTCATCATTTAGTGCATAGTGTGAATTGAGTATTTCTAATTTAATAGAGAACACAGGAACTTGTAGTGATTTACTGTAATAgttaaaacagtattttttttattactacatttttgtgtaatattaaagtttactaaaaaaaaaaatgaaatacttGTGCAGAAATTAACATTAACAATTATTGCTCATACATAGGAGCACTGGTGGCTAAGTGGTAAGTCttttgcctgccatgcagaaggcctgggtttgataTTTAGGCAGTGCCCAAACGccagccactggatacagtgccagtcccaagcccggataaaatgggacggttgcatcaggaagggcacccggtgtaaaacctgtgccatcCGGAGTAAAACCactggatggtccgctgtggcgaccccttgctcgGAGCAGCCTGTATTGTTGCTCATACATGTATATAAAGCCTAGAAAGCTTTACATTAAGGTCCAACTGGACTACATTACGCACCCCATTTTGTAATCTTGCCAAATGTTAAACTGTAATATATGCATCAAAAATTAATAAGAAGTCATGTATATTACATTAATTACAATGTTAAGTAACCTTAAATACACCTGCATTTATTATCTGCAAGTTGTTCAAGTAAATTAGCTACAAataactatactgtatgttacagcCAAGCTCTGGTTTAtagatgtaaatattaaatcatactattttttattttactgctttTACTATGATCAcatgtgtgtgaaacatttGACCCTTTAGTTTTATGCACAAGTAATTAAGCACAAAGTGTTACTTTGCTGAAGTATGCATGCAATAATATCCATGAACAGATCTATGAACCTCAGTGTAAAGTGTTCACAAAGAAAtatcaaatataaatatgaaaacatCACTCGCTAACTTTTAATAAAAGATCCATATACGGCACAGGAAAGCATTTTTCAAACAGTACATGTGAAAGCTCCTGCGTAAAAGAAACACAAACTTGGGCAACCTTCCAGTGTTATACAGTTCTCTGCAAATATCTCGAcctccctcatttcttcatatttcccTCCTGAAGAGCCAAactttcttgcatttttttatgttgaggactagttctccaggcttcccattttcttttttggcaAGTTTATGTTTATCAATTTCAGTCCAGTCGCTGTACctgagaaaaaaagttttttagtttgttaagccaaacagtgacctatgaatcatttacgCGTtaaaatctaacttaaggcatgacccagtgagaaatggtgcagatgatgacagatgatcaggctggtgattagtacacAGCTgatactgaatgctgagtggttggaacagaagagaggggaaatgaggtcgctgctgaggttggaacaaacaagctatttttaaattgcatcaTTGGGACTTTGCAGCCCGTTACAAGAAAACTATTGTTCCTGGTTCTTCCATTTACTTCAATATGAAGAAAAGAGGggtggactttttttttcgtACAGGACTGTAGGTTTGACAGTTGAAGTTGCATAGACGTACTTAAGTGCATCATTATTATCATGTAACCTTGCAGAGCATTTAAAGAACCACAATACAAGAGTTGATTACAGATATACAGTGAAGTCTGGTGTCtatatagatttttataatgaaactatAAAATGGAGTAACGGATATCAACACAAGACTTCATCGACGAGATGATGAGAATCATGTTGGGAAAATATtactattacacacacacacacacacacacacctacttaATGGCAGCTCAGATGCTGGATTAATTATTACAGAGATGTTTTAAGTTTCATGACACTTATGTGTCATGCGACACTTGCGTcctaataaacacaaaaataataataactgtacCCAGGAAACATTAAACTTTTggacaaaatttttttaatttgactgATTAGCCTTAATTGCACCACTTATAATGCTGACCGGTGTTTCATACAAACCTTCTCAATCACTagagaaatgaaatgaaaagataTAGTCTGGGCTAGAAAGAAATCCGCCCTAGCTGCACCTCTTACTGCTTTTTACCATCCTGTTTATACTGCTCTTGGCCATAAGTGGTGCTGCTGTGCTCAGTtctacaaaaaactaaaaacaaaacaaaacaaaaaaagacctCCATATTACGAGTTTGGTTAAGAAATATTcttatatgaattaaaaaagcctttggtttggtttaatacagtacttttttttttttttaaagaaaatctaGCATTATACAATATGTCGCTCATAGCTTGAAGGAAATGGAATAGGTGTACAAAACAATCAAAGACTAATAAAACACGTTTTGTAGACATGATGGAGGTCAAAGCTATAGTACTTTGccaacatgtttaaaaaaaaaaaaaaaaaaataataataatacagtacgtTTGAACAGAAGTTCCCAaatctattcattttttttttttttttttactttataaagttCAGAGCTCAACATCCCGTTAAAGCATTGAAGTCAGACTGAGGACTGAGTAGCTCACAGTATTTAAAACATCTCAAAGAGAACATTTAGCATATTTGAATATTCATAGATTAAAAGTCCTAGATGTCCAGGTCATCAGGCCGGGCACGACTGCTAGAGCGACTCTGGGGACGAGGATCGAGCTGCTTAAGAAGCATGAGGTCTTTACCTAAAGGCATTTTCTGTGGGTACACAAACGTCTGAGACGGGCAATAATCTCGCTGGCCGAGCTGATTTTGCTCCGTGCTGTAGTTAGTCCAGTTCTGCTCATTGGCTTGTTTGTCAAAATTATCCGAGGAATTGGATTTATCAGCTGCGTCCAGGTTGTAGCCTAGATTAGACTCGGGAGCGGAGCAGTGGTACCCGTAGCTGGACATGTCTTCTCGAGGACATGGTCTGATCGTGCTCTCCATGACCAGCAGCTTCTCAGCCTCCTTGAAATGATCCTTCATCCTCTTGAAGATGGCATAGAAAAACTCAAAGACGTTAAGGCAAAGCGAGATTAACGACACCACCAGCATGAACATGATGAACACGGTTTTCTCCGTCGGACGAGACAGGAAGCAATCCACTTTATGCGGGCAAGGGAACCTCTCGCACGTGTATACGGCTGATAAATGGAATCCGTAAAGGTACCACTGTATGAGCAGGAACGCCACCTCGAAGACCGATTTCAACACCACGCTTATGATGTAGGTATAAAACAAGGCTCCTCTCATTTTAATCTTTCCAGGTTCCTCCAAACCGTACTTGAACTTCTTGGCCAGGATCTTGTGAAGCCGAGCGTGGACGTTGCTCCCTTCCCTCTCCGCTTTCCGCAGCCTCTCTTCCTTCTTCTTCAGCTTCTCGTCCTTGTGCATGAGGAAGAGCACATGGCCCAGGTAGAGGAGCGTCGGCACCGAGACGAAGATAATCTGCAGGACCCAGAAGCGCACGTGCGAGATAGGGAAGGATTTGTCGTAGCAGACGTTTTCACAGCCCGGCTGCTGAGTGTTGCACTCGAACGCCGACTGCTCGTCGCCCCACGCAGACTCCACGGCCGTTCCCAACACCAGGATACGGAAGATGAAGAGGACGGAGAGCCACAGCTTACCTCCGGCTGTCGAGTACACCTGCACCTTATCAAGGAGCTTTGCCAAGGTGCTCCAGTCACCCATGATTTAAACAAGGGTGCGAGTCTCGCGTCCAAATCAGGACCGCTTCATCAAATTGTCAGTTCTAAATGTTTCTTTTAGAGTTAGAGTTTCCTTTCTTCCTCTTTATcctgttaaataataaagttcttttaaaaacaatagaacATTGAGCCTACAAtttataaccaaaaaaaatccagcaaGTCATCCAAAGTTTCTTTATTCCAGTAGAGTCTAGTAGACGGTTTCAGCCTTAACTAAACCTCAGcacattctttttaaaacacagcAGCGTCCTGCATTCATCAGGGATTAAGGAAAAAGCTCTGCCTTTTTAAAGGTTTAGAGTCTTACCTGAGCTTCGTTTCTGCGCCtgtgaaagggaaaaaaaagtcttcaaatCATGATAAAAACAGAGTCCAGTGGATGAACGTAAAGGAAAGTGTGTTAGAAGAAGGGTTTTGATGGACTGCAGGCCTAAATGTGGCACTTTCCATCCATTCGGAAGATTTGAGGCGCAATGgaaaaagtttgtggtcatctgacacacacatacgaacgcacacacacgcgcgcacacacacactccagctcCTTAAACCAAATGCGTAAGTTGTATGtgtgttcagatttttttttttcttttctttttgagaAAAGTCTGAGAGTGGAGCACCATCTGGAGGATTAAGAGGAGACAACGAAAACAAACAggagaggaggggaaaaaaaacaaggaaggaaaattatattacaaaaaaaaattatatataaagcatgataaaattaaatataaaaggaCAAAATAcggcaaataaatataaaaaggataaaaagcagatcaggaaaagaaaaatatacatttttagagaaaaaaggtaataaaaatatatattgtgtatatatatataaagaaccataaaaagaacaaaatgaaaatataaacaaaattaaaagattttCAAAGAatgtaatttgaaaaaaaatttaactatgAAAATAAGAGAaccataatttaaacaaaaaaaataaaaaagttatatatatatatatatatatatatatatatatatatatatatatatatatacacacacacacacacacacacacacacatatatatatatatatatatatatatatatatatacacacatacatatatacacacatatatatatatatatatatatatatatatatatatatatatatatatataaaatgtatatatatatatatatatgatttctTAACCTAAAAATGTCCATTTCCCAATGCAAACTGTTTGTGCCTGATGTAAACTATCGAATGTAGTTGTATATAATCAGAGTAATTAGTCACTCTAACACtaaatttgaaaaagaaaatctggGTTCAGTTTGTGTAACCGGCTAAAGCTCTCGCTCACATGATTAATGAATAACCAGAAGCTTGTAAATCATTCAgcaagacagacacacacacacaccttacaccaATTTATTCAACCAACACATTCAAGAACATTGTTTACTGAGAAAGTAGGAACAAAAATCCCGTCTCAAAACAgtaattattttgtaataaattccGTCATAGAATCTGATTGAATACGAGTTGTATCAGAGTAATACCACAAGATTACAGTTACAGGAACTTGCAAATTTTACAGCAATGTTATGTTTTAcgtctacagtacatgtagcaGTTCATGTAATCATTCTGCCTACACACTCGTACAGTACACGAGCAGTCTGCACTGATGTCtgcacactctttctctccaaCATTCTCCGGATCATCAGACCATCATCAGTTCTTTGGAAAGTCTTCATCAAACTCTGTCTCACTTCCTGGGAGTCATCGAAGCCCTGAGCGAAAGTTCCCCCTCGACCCAGCTGTTTGGATTAGCCatcatttttttccatatttccaCTTCTTCATTCTCGGAATCCATCCAGTCAACTTTCTTTCCGTAACTCTGACCTAaaaatggaaagagagagactgtaATAACAAGCAGAACTCGGCCCTGGGGTCATTCATAAACTAACAGTACATGAAATTCCCCACAAGAGGGAGCACCTTTTCACTTTGTGTGCTTATGATTGCACATATTTCTGTACATGTAAAATGAATTACATAATacaagaggtgttcaagtcaaaccaaaaatatatgatattttgtgcaaaaaacataacagttttgagcagtgttgggtgtaacgcattaGAGTACAACAAGCCACGCCCCTGATAACCCACCCCCCTCTGtttatttctgctgttatactcctatctcacctatggggtttgactatgcgagaaccgacgcgcggaaagatggaaacctaatcacaggcTAAAattcgcggtgaatcatgatgaaccgtacttacggccaccgcgtaGGCGAGATGGGGGTACCAGTAGGCGAGATGGGGGTACCAGTAGGCGAGATGGGGGTACCAGTAGgcgagatgggggtatcagtaggtgagatgggggtatcagtaggtgagatgggggtatcagtaggtgagatgggggtatcagtaggtgagatgggagtatcagtaggtgagataggggtatcagtaggtgagatgggggtatcagtaggtgagatgggggtatcagtaggtgagatgggggtatcagtaggtgagatgggggtatcagtaggtgagatgggggtatcagtaggtgagatgggggtatcagtaggtgagatgggggtatcagtagatgagatgggggtatcagtagatgagatgggggtatcagtcggtgagatgggggtattagtagttaacagattctgggccaaacttcactgagtgatgatggtagaataattataaaggtcttgactaaaacaacatgcatgaggaattacaaaggagttttcattttctgcaatggaaaagtactcgaactagttacttttatcagaaagtaacgctgtaatgtaactgattactttttaatgacagtaattttgtaatgtaattagttactataaaaaataacgtcccccaacactggttatgagagttaaaatctccctttatttctctatataatccccacctacattaatgcacttatcccagtgaaTTAGACTTCCCGCTTTAGTTCTAagacgctggcctcccaggaacttccttaatggcccaaacacgtggaaatggcttgaaatgAGCTCAgaactgtacgggggatgtggcaataactcccatccctataatgtgcaagtggtgctggtgaatgattgtgggTACAGttcctacacacagacacatctCTTTAGCAAGTTGGCAATAAGTTATCTGCCATCTTTTAAGGATCAGCCGTTTCACTCGCTGCATGTTTACAGGAACGACTCCATCCCGGGCTATGAACGTTATTCACGGAGGGTcagtcttctttaaaatgtttgcaccattaagagtctcatcacctcTTCTGTAAGCATCAATcgcttttacgccttcattcaccatgACTTTATcacaaatcctggtttgactcgaacactccTTAgtctttgaaaaataaaatattgtcatTAGTAATGCCATTAGATTGTTCATCAATAGTTAATAATACAAGATGCATTCCTCCCATTAAACAGAACAGACATTTAGAATTTGCAGTTCATTGAAGAACAGTTTgtactttttattcattcatgtcTGTGAAACAGTTTGGTTCATGTTAACAGTCACGTCATAACAGATATAAAACTGACATTCTCTGaccatatttgtttttttttcccctctcattcTTGAgacaagtacagtatgtttataatcagatttgagaatccAGAGTGCtgttttataatgaaatgaataaaggaAACAAGTTAAAGAGTGTTAACCTGTGCCGAGGCTGAGACGCACTCCCCCGAGGAACTGATTGGAGAGTTTGTGGTTGTCCCACACGGTGAGTTCACAGCAGGCCTCACACAACTCTCCCACTCTGAACCCGTCATACACCATGGTGTGGTTATACACAGGGTCCTGCGTCTTCTTCACCACGCGAGTCTTCTGGCGACTCTTTTTACTCGTGTCTGGTAGCATGTAGCTAAATAAAGCAGATGAGCAAATTTCATCATCTGACCAACTTTTCACTCCAGATCTCACCTGCCAATGTAATTATATGCAGCCAAAACTTAGTATTGATGCTGATTTTCATTATGCATATAATGTAAGTGCCAAAAAAGTTATTTCTAAAGTTTGCAcgacatggaagtgaccaatcttgcatCACTAAAATTTTCAACTAAGCATAGATTGGGAGAAAAgaagcattattattttataattattataaaaaatgggGTTTGATGATTTTTAACGGTGTtgtatgatcctatctgaaaaatttacttaattggcaccaataccatgttttgggcGAGAGTCAAACTgatcaaaaaatttttttattttttttttagttatgtcATGACTAACCAATATTCTCAATCTTTAATGTGGTGCTATTATTTTAGGTCACTAAAGTGACGGTCATTGGCATAATACGCACAAACTACAATAGAGACAATTTTCCATTAAAAACCTCATTACCAAGGCGGCGCTAATGTCATCTCAAAGCACACATTAGCATTAATAAACTccctcacttattgtctataatGCTTTATCCAGTATGTCAagggggtcctggagcctatcccagtccTTTAaggtgcgcgcgcacacacacgcacacgttcACTCTcgtactacgggcaatttagaaacaccaattagccatggacggtctttggactgtgggaggaaaccaaccaagcatggagagaacgtgcaaactccatgcacacagacctgaggcaggttTGGAGGTGAAAGGTGATattgctaaccactgagccaccatatTGCTGCTTTAATACACTTATATTTTCAtcaaatttcttttaaacaaaagattGAAAAGTTTAACCACCAGTGCCGGCTGGTGCAAAAAATCTTCTTTGGGGAGGCGCAAAccgaataaaaagaaaactattaataaatcacccgtcaatcactattcaatacattaactaacaatccaATTTTCATAAATTTACATGCCTACATAGACACTCGTTTGTCCGGCGCCCCGCGTACACCAACACAAATGAACGTAATACAgtttcgtgtttttttttttgtaaataaattatattattatatataaaacaccccCAACCTCCCCGCTGtgctaatttatatattattatataataatataatattactattatatatataatattatttatatattgataGCTTgtgatattaattatttattatttgaactacatatttacaaactataaaaaaaacctggtaAAACtacgcatttttttttatggaagtgGAACAAAAGAAAAGTGCTCATACAATGACAGTAGCCCCCTTGTCAAGTCgccaaaacaacaaataacCTTCACACAATATGGCTTTTTTTTCATGGCAACATTTAAACTTCCGTGCATTTTAATGCTAAACTATTAAGAATGATGCTTGCAATGAAAACGCGACTTGGTATGgtgaattattactgtatacatatactgtaggggTAACATCTGTATTTTACAATCTAGCACTGCGGGAGACAACAGTacagtgttgtacagtatacaggtttaccttttcattattttaag
This genomic stretch from Clarias gariepinus isolate MV-2021 ecotype Netherlands chromosome 13, CGAR_prim_01v2, whole genome shotgun sequence harbors:
- the gja1a gene encoding gap junction alpha-1 protein — protein: MGDWSTLAKLLDKVQVYSTAGGKLWLSVLFIFRILVLGTAVESAWGDEQSAFECNTQQPGCENVCYDKSFPISHVRFWVLQIIFVSVPTLLYLGHVLFLMHKDEKLKKKEERLRKAEREGSNVHARLHKILAKKFKYGLEEPGKIKMRGALFYTYIISVVLKSVFEVAFLLIQWYLYGFHLSAVYTCERFPCPHKVDCFLSRPTEKTVFIMFMLVVSLISLCLNVFEFFYAIFKRMKDHFKEAEKLLVMESTIRPCPREDMSSYGYHCSAPESNLGYNLDAADKSNSSDNFDKQANEQNWTNYSTEQNQLGQRDYCPSQTFVYPQKMPLGKDLMLLKQLDPRPQSRSSSRARPDDLDI